In Mucilaginibacter sp. KACC 22063, the genomic stretch TGCCGCTATACAAAAATTGGTAGTAGGTATGAAAGAAGAGCTTGAAAAGATCAAAGAGCAATTATTAAACGTGTTATAATAGTTATCGAGTTACTGTGTTACTCAGTATTAGTACACATTAGCTAATGACTCAATAACCCCAAACAAGTAATAACAAATGACCGAAGGCAAACTGGTTATATTTTCTGCACCGTCGGGAGCCGGTAAAACAACAATTGTACATCATTTGCTGGGCAAAATGCCCGAACTTGAATTTTCTATCTCGGCTACTACACGTGAGGCACGCGGCGATGAAGTAAATGGTAAGGATTACTATTTCATCAGCAAGGAGGAGTTTCTGCACCGTATTGCAAAAAAGCAGTTTGTAGAGTTTGAGGAAGTATACACCGGTACATTTTACGGCACCCTGCGCGAAGAAATTGAACGCATTTGGGCTACGGGTAAAACCGTGATTTTTGATATTGACGTAGAAGGCGGATTACACCTTAAACGTAAATACCAGGATCAGGCATTGGCGATATTTGTGCAACCGCCATCATTAGAGGTTTTAAAAGAACGATTAACAGGGCGCGGTACAGATAGTCCTCAAAAATTATCTGAGCGGTTTGAAAAGGCGGAGAAGGAACTTAACTATGCTCCTAAGTTTGATGTGATCTTAAAAAATTACGATCTGGATGTTGCCTGTGCAGAAGCTGAATCGCTGGTACGGAATTTTATAAGCGCTTAATTTAAAAATATCGCAAGTATTTTTTGTTTTTATTGATTTTTTTTCAATAAATTAGGGTAAACGTTGTGTTATAAGTTTGTGAAATGAAGATCGGTTTACTATTTGGTTCTTTTAATCCTATACATATTGGCCACTTGATTATAGCAAACTATATGGCCAATCATACAGAACTGGATAAAGTATGGCTGGTTGTATCTCCACAAAACCCATTTAAAAAATACGGGGATCTGATTAATACTTATGACCGGCTGGAGATGGCCCGCCTGGCTACCGATAACGCGCAAAATATAGAGGTAAGTGATGTGGAGCTTAAAATGCCGCAGCCTTCTTACACCATTGACACGCTCACTTTACTTAAAGAGAAATACCCGCAGCATGAGTTTGCACTGATTATGGGTTCAGACAATCTTGTGTCATTGCATAAATGGAAAAACTCTAAACTGATACTGCGCGATTACCGCATTTTTGTTTATCCGCGCCCCGGGTATGAAAACGCCGAACTGGCCAACCATCCATCTGTTACGATCACCATGACACCCCTTATGGAGCTGTCGGCAACATTTATCCGGAAATCAATTGCTGCAAAAAAGAACGTGCAGTATTTTGTTCCAGACACTGTTTTAAAATTTATTGAAAACAAAAACCTTTACAGGTAATTTAAGCGTAGAAAGCAGTGCCGGCTTTCGTTATTTTTAACTTCCGGAATTAATCGGGGTTGCTCTCAATGCCTTTGCAACTGCAACCAGATTAGCCGCTGCTGACTTTGCCGTTTTTACCGACCACTCTTTCCTGAAATCAGTTTTTAAATAGGATGTACCCGGACCAGGACCATTGTTCCAATAGGTGTAGCTTTGTGGCGCTATAGTGAAGCCAACATCCATTAATGCACCGGCCATTTCAACCACTACGTGCCTTGCACCATCTTCATCTCCTGTTACTACAAAGCCTGCCACTTTGTTAAACGTTACCGGATAGCCTTTATCATCCTGCATATTATAAGTGCCATTCAAACGCTCCAATACACGCATGGCAATGCTCGACATGCTGGCCATCCACGTAGGGCTGGCCATAACTAAAATATCACTCGCCAATATCTCTTTAAGTATATCTGGCCATGCATCGCCGTTGCCCATATCAGATTTGGGGCCGGTATGCACGTCATGGTCAACAATGCGTATCATTTTTACATCGGCTCCAAGCCGTTGCAGTTCGTCCATCACTTCGGTTGCTAAAGCTTCGGTGTTTGATTGCAGCGGCGAAGGTTTAAGGGTGCAGTTTAAGATCAATGCTTTCATAAGGTGTTATAAAATAAAAAGCTGATATGTATGATACCAGCTTTTACAATAATTGTTTAACAATGTGATTAGTCTTGCGTTACCGGTTCATGATGCGCGTGGCATGCCTCTGCACATTTGCGGCATGCTTCTGCGCAACGCTGGCAATGTTCCATGTCATGTTTGCCGCATTCGTCAGCGCAAAGCCTGCATATTTCCTCGCAGATAACAAGGTACTGGTGTGCAATTACCGAATTGCGCTGTAATAATCTTGCCGCCTGGCTGCAGATATCAGCACAGTCGCGGTCGAGGCGTATACATTGCGCCATTGACTTTACATCATCTTCTCCTAAACAGCTGGTAGCGCAGTTTTCGCAAGCTAAAACACAGTCGAGCAGTGTTTGAATAAGCTGCTGGTGGTTATGTTGTTGTTCCATAATAATAAGTCTTTATATAAACTACCTTATTAATTGCAACCTGTTTTCAGAAATGTGAAATAGTTACCAATGCTTTAACTGGCGTATGTAATCTGTAAGTTCGGTTGCCAGCAATTGATGCTCAGCCATATCCGGGTGTGTACCGCAACCACTTGTGTAGCGTTTACTAAAAAAGTAATGGCTCACTTTTTTATCGCCCGATTTGTTGATGTAGCTATTTACTGCAATTATATATTTTTTAAGAACCGGTAGCAGGGCTGCATCTGCCATGGGGCTGCTCAGACAAACAATTTCTGCTTTAGGGTAATGGCCGCGAAGTGCTTTTATGAAGTTTACGTAAGCGCTGCAAAACGCGGTTGAATCCTGCACGCCATCATTTTGACCCAGGCAAACGGTTACCACATCGGGCTGGTACCGGTAAAAATCCCACTGCAATGAGTCGGCACGCATATCTGTTTTATCAAATACCTGTGGCATGGTGATTTTCATGTCGCAGCAACTATGGATAAGGCCAATGCCAGATACTGATGACAGATGATACTGTGCGCCAAGATTACGCGCCGTAGCAGCGCCATAACTCATGTAGGCGTTGTTTTGATCATACCATTGCCCTGTACCACATGGAACGGACAGATCCATTGCACTGCCACAGGTAATAGAATCGCCTAGGTATTCAATTTTGCGAACCGGTGCTTTGGTTGGTGTTAGCAGTTGTTCGCATCTTATCCCGGTAAATTCAAGATAACCAATCCCGGCTTCAGTGTCTTTGCAAATGGTAATGGTATGTTCACCGTCAGGCAAGTTACTGGCAGCTTTTATAATATTCTCTTTTCCGGTGGTTTGAACCCGAAATGGCTTCTGGTCATCAATAGCAATTTCAATATAATTATGCGTTGTTCCGTATAGCTCCTGGTCGTTTAGCATTACCTCACAGCTTGTCCCTTTAAACCTTGCAATAATGTATACGCCCGGCGACCAAAAACGGGGTTTCGTTGGGTTACGAAAGTCTATGCGCCCTACGTATTGTATGCGCTGGTCATTTGCCGGATAAGTTTGTATTGCTGCTTTATTTTTGCCCAGAACGGCCATGCAGTTCAGAATCAACAGGAAGGATATAACAGGTAACTTCATGATCTCAGCGTAAATCATAAATATATTATATTGAATCAGACTATTTGCCGGTGAGCTATAAAATAAAAAAGGGCAAAAGCCTAAGCCTTTACCCCTTTGAAACGGAAAATAAATTCCTTTAATAGTTATCCTGGCCAACGTCTGTTACACGATATACTTTCTGGCCATTTTGGTCGCGTTCTTCGTGATAGTAAATTCCTGCCGGGTCAACATAATATTTTTCACCGTCGATCTTTACTTTTCTGCAATTAGGAGGCAATGCCTGTACAACTTCTCCGGGTTGTAATATGTTACCTTGATCTTGTTGCATTTGTTGCTGGCCCTGGCCCTGATCAGGATAATAACCAGAATCGTCAGTAGCATATGGGTCGGCGGCACCTGTGCTTAACTGACCGTCTTTACCGGCAATTTGATATACCAGGCTACCATCATCTTTAGTTACCGGCAAATAATATACACCGTTAAGCTCATAATATTGCTGCCCGTCTATCACTATTGATTGTGCACCTGAAGGCAGTTGTGCAATTTCGGCACCCAGTGGCGGTTCAACCACGGTATATTGATCGTTATCATAGTTATAGAAATAACCGCCGCTATAGAAATATTGATCAGATCCCCACCAGAATGGAATGTATCCATAAGGCAGCACACCGATAGAAAATCCTAAACGAGGAGCATAGTAACGGCCATAAAAACCGCCGTGATAGTAGTAGCCACCTCTCCATGGACGGAAATATGCCCTGCCGCCATAATAGCCGCGTGATCCCGGACGGAATCCCATACCCGGGCGATAATAACCCGGACGGGTACGATAAGCCATACCTGTACCAAAACCCGGCCTGCCGCCGCCAATACCACCGCGATAACCGAAGTTGCTGCGTGGGGCAATACCTGCACGGCCATTGAAGCCGCCATTACGAGGGCTTATGCCAAAGTTTGAACGGGGTGCTGACATTACACGGCCTCCGCCGCCATTAAAGCCGCCCATACGTGGAGCGCCTCCAAAGTTACCGCCTGAACGGCCACCTGAAAAACCACCACCACCGTGGAAACCACCGCCTCCACCACCACCGCGCATGGCGCTTCCGCCGCCGCCACCTCCTCCGCCGCCCCTGCGTTGAGCATTTGCGGTATCGAAAGAAGTAACAGTTAACAGCCCGCTGATAACTGTCAGGGATAATAATTGATATATGCGTTTCATAATTTAGTTCCTATCAAACAGAATTAATAACTGTTTATTATTAAGACTATAACGAACGCAAATAGTTTAATTATACCTTAAAAAATAATTAAGCCTACTTTAACATGACACTTAAATATTATTGACAGGATAGTACCTGATATAGTCGATAAACATTGACTGCGGAAAGGCGCTGTCATCAACACCCTGCGCGCCGCCCCAATCGCCGCCGATTGCCAAGTTAAGCATCAGGTGAAACTTTTGATCAAAGGGCCAGGTTTGGCTGTTATTCTTTCCGTCATTGATAAAAGTATAGATCTGCTGGTCATCGATATAACCGGTAATAGATGTAGGTGTCCAGTCTAACCGGAAAACATGATATTCGGTGGTAGCGTTAGTGAAGCTCATATTGCTTCCTTTCTGTGTACCAAGCGTATGGTTGTACACACTTGTGTGTACGGTAAAATAAAAATTAATAGGATCATAGCCCACGTGCTCCATCAAATCAATCTCTCCGGAATTTGGCCAGTCGCCGTAAAGTTTATCAGTTGGTAAAAACCATATGGCAGGCCATGTGCCTAAGCCAGCCGGCACTTTAGCGGCTACCACAAAACGTCCATATAAGAAATTGCCGTTCCCTTTTGAAAATAGCCTGGCCGAAGTATACTTCATACCGCCCATGCTTTGCTTACGCGCAGTAATGACCAGGTTACCGCCCGACATTGTTACGTTACTGCCGTTGGTATAATATTCAAGTTCGTTGTTTCCCCAGCCGCTTCCGCCAACATCGTAGCCCCATTGGCTGGCATCAGGCTTGCCATTGCTGTTAAATTCCTGTACCCATGACGGGTTGGTATCAAAAGTGTAGGTTTTGTTAAAATCAGGAACAACTTTTTTACTGGTTTCTTCTACCTGATCATCTTTTTTACCACATGCAGAAAGGCTGATTGCAGCAACACAAATAGCTGTAGTTATATACTTAAGGGGTGCTATATGCTTAATAAACGCCATCTGCATCATAAATTTTTTCAACTAAATATAACAAACATTTATCCGGTTTGGACATTGTTTATAGATCAATATATACAAATATGTGGGAACCTAACGATAACGCTTCGGATAACCAGGACGGTTATTTGAATGATAATGACGATTTAAGGCCAGAAGCAGGTAGTGCAGATGCAGCCGAACTTAATGAGTTGCAATATGAAGAATCATTAATATCACGCCATGCTGATGAAAGTGAAGATGCAGCTAATGGGCAAAAAGGTGAAGGCTACGAGCATGCAGAAGGAACGGCACAACGCCCGCTGACTACGCAAGGCGACAGCGCCGAAATGGAAGAGAATATGGGAGGTACAACCAATCTGTCTTTAGATCAGCTGAAGCGGGAACATGATCCCGAAGGCAATCCGAACGAATAATAGCAGCAGCCCGGCAAGTCCGGGCTGTTTCTTTATACAGCCTACAAATCATTTACTTACTTTTGCATTTTAATTTTTTAAGTGGGAAAAGATAAGTTAAAGCGATTTGCTGAGATAGCAACTTTCGACAATGTAGTGGAGCTTGAAGCCGGTAAACCTTTTAAAGGTAATTGGGCTAAGGAGTTTTTTAA encodes the following:
- the nadD gene encoding nicotinate (nicotinamide) nucleotide adenylyltransferase gives rise to the protein MKIGLLFGSFNPIHIGHLIIANYMANHTELDKVWLVVSPQNPFKKYGDLINTYDRLEMARLATDNAQNIEVSDVELKMPQPSYTIDTLTLLKEKYPQHEFALIMGSDNLVSLHKWKNSKLILRDYRIFVYPRPGYENAELANHPSVTITMTPLMELSATFIRKSIAAKKNVQYFVPDTVLKFIENKNLYR
- a CDS encoding glycoside hydrolase family 16 protein; protein product: MMQMAFIKHIAPLKYITTAICVAAISLSACGKKDDQVEETSKKVVPDFNKTYTFDTNPSWVQEFNSNGKPDASQWGYDVGGSGWGNNELEYYTNGSNVTMSGGNLVITARKQSMGGMKYTSARLFSKGNGNFLYGRFVVAAKVPAGLGTWPAIWFLPTDKLYGDWPNSGEIDLMEHVGYDPINFYFTVHTSVYNHTLGTQKGSNMSFTNATTEYHVFRLDWTPTSITGYIDDQQIYTFINDGKNNSQTWPFDQKFHLMLNLAIGGDWGGAQGVDDSAFPQSMFIDYIRYYPVNNI
- a CDS encoding flavodoxin family protein produces the protein MKALILNCTLKPSPLQSNTEALATEVMDELQRLGADVKMIRIVDHDVHTGPKSDMGNGDAWPDILKEILASDILVMASPTWMASMSSIAMRVLERLNGTYNMQDDKGYPVTFNKVAGFVVTGDEDGARHVVVEMAGALMDVGFTIAPQSYTYWNNGPGPGTSYLKTDFRKEWSVKTAKSAAANLVAVAKALRATPINSGS
- the gmk gene encoding guanylate kinase, producing MTEGKLVIFSAPSGAGKTTIVHHLLGKMPELEFSISATTREARGDEVNGKDYYFISKEEFLHRIAKKQFVEFEEVYTGTFYGTLREEIERIWATGKTVIFDIDVEGGLHLKRKYQDQALAIFVQPPSLEVLKERLTGRGTDSPQKLSERFEKAEKELNYAPKFDVILKNYDLDVACAEAESLVRNFISA
- a CDS encoding four-helix bundle copper-binding protein, with protein sequence MEQQHNHQQLIQTLLDCVLACENCATSCLGEDDVKSMAQCIRLDRDCADICSQAARLLQRNSVIAHQYLVICEEICRLCADECGKHDMEHCQRCAEACRKCAEACHAHHEPVTQD
- a CDS encoding SGNH/GDSL hydrolase family protein, with the protein product MKLPVISFLLILNCMAVLGKNKAAIQTYPANDQRIQYVGRIDFRNPTKPRFWSPGVYIIARFKGTSCEVMLNDQELYGTTHNYIEIAIDDQKPFRVQTTGKENIIKAASNLPDGEHTITICKDTEAGIGYLEFTGIRCEQLLTPTKAPVRKIEYLGDSITCGSAMDLSVPCGTGQWYDQNNAYMSYGAATARNLGAQYHLSSVSGIGLIHSCCDMKITMPQVFDKTDMRADSLQWDFYRYQPDVVTVCLGQNDGVQDSTAFCSAYVNFIKALRGHYPKAEIVCLSSPMADAALLPVLKKYIIAVNSYINKSGDKKVSHYFFSKRYTSGCGTHPDMAEHQLLATELTDYIRQLKHW
- a CDS encoding DUF6515 family protein — its product is MKRIYQLLSLTVISGLLTVTSFDTANAQRRGGGGGGGGGSAMRGGGGGGGFHGGGGFSGGRSGGNFGGAPRMGGFNGGGGRVMSAPRSNFGISPRNGGFNGRAGIAPRSNFGYRGGIGGGRPGFGTGMAYRTRPGYYRPGMGFRPGSRGYYGGRAYFRPWRGGYYYHGGFYGRYYAPRLGFSIGVLPYGYIPFWWGSDQYFYSGGYFYNYDNDQYTVVEPPLGAEIAQLPSGAQSIVIDGQQYYELNGVYYLPVTKDDGSLVYQIAGKDGQLSTGAADPYATDDSGYYPDQGQGQQQMQQDQGNILQPGEVVQALPPNCRKVKIDGEKYYVDPAGIYYHEERDQNGQKVYRVTDVGQDNY